The following nucleotide sequence is from marine bacterium B5-7.
ACTTGTTAAATTTAAGTGGCACATTACAAGCGGATGCAGCAGATGCCCTGGCTGTTGCCTTGTGTCATGTTAACCACCGGGCCCGACAACAATTAGAGAAAAACTTATGATAGGTCGACTGACAGGACAACTCATTGAAAAGCAACCGCCGACATTGGTGATCGATGTCAATGGTGTTGGCTATGAATTACAAGCCTCCATGCAAACGTTTTATCAATTGCCTGAGCTTAATCAAAAAACGACCTTGTTTACCCATTTAATCGTACGTGAAGATGCACAGACACTCTATGGCTTTATGAAAAAGAGTGAGCGTGAGTTGTTTCGTACCTTGATTCGAGTGACTGGCGTGGGCCCAAAACTTGCGGTGACCATTTTATCGGGTATTGCACCCGATGCATTTGTTGCCTGTGTGCAAGCACAAGATAGTGCGCAGCTTGTTAAAATTCCAGGCGTTGGAAAAAAGAAAGCAGAACGTTTATTGCTGGAGATGCGGGATTTATTGAAAGACTGGCAGGTGAGCAGCGAGAATACGCAACAAGCATTACCGGATAGCATCCATCTCATCGTCCAGGAAGCGACGCAAGCATTAATTGCCTTGGGCTATAAACCGCAAGATGCTTCACGTGCGATTGCGCGTGTTGATGCCGTAGATAAAAGCTGCGAGGACTTGATTCGCGATGCACTAAAAGGAGAAATGGCGTGATAGAATCTGATCGCGTGATTACTGCATCCGCACAAACGAATGAAGACGTCGTTGATCGTGCCATTCGACCTAAAAAGTTGGTCGATTATATTGGTCAACCACAAGTCACGGAACAAATGGCCATTTTTATTGAGGCAGCCAAAGCACGTGCGGAAGCCTTAGATCATGTTTTCATTTTTGGACCGCCAGGTTTGGGTAAAACCACATTAGCGAATATTATTGCGAGCGAAATGGGCGCTGGTTTAAAACAGACATCAGGACCTGTGTTAGAAAAAGCAGGAGATTTGGCGGCGATGCTGACAAATCTTGAGCCGCATGATGTATTGTTCATCGATGAAATACATCGATTAAGCCCGGCCATCGAAGAAATTTTATATCCAGCCATGGAAGACTATAAATTAGATATTGTCATTGGCGAAGGTCCAGCCGCGCGATCCATTAAATTGGATCTTCCCCCCTTTACGTTAGTGGCTGCGACAACCCGTGCAGGTTTACTGACTTCACCATTACGCGATCGTTTCGGTATCGTGCAGCGATTAGAGTTTTACGACGTGCAAGATCTTACGCACATTGTAACGCGCTCAGCAAATATTTTGGGTGTAGAGATGCATGCCGATGGGGCCAAAGAAATTGCAAAACGTGCACGAGGCACCCCGCGGATTGCGAATCGCTTGCTGCGTCGCGTGCGAGATTTTGCTGAAGTGAAAGGAAATGGTGATGTGACAGAATCCATAGCACAACAAGCCTTAGATTTATTAGATGTTGATGTGTACGGTTTAGATATGATGGACCGTAAAATGCTGTTGGCTATCATTGAGAAATTTGACGGTGGCCCCGTTGGCATAGAAAGTATTGCGGCGGCTGTTGGCGAAGATCGCGGTACGATCGAAGATGTCATTGAGCCGTATTTATTGCAGCAAGGATTTATTATGCGTACGCCGCGTGGCCGTATTGCCACAAAACAGGCGTACTTACATTTTGGCTTACAAGCTGCGGAAGCAGATTTAACGAAGGAGATTTAAGTATGTCGGTTTTACATTATTTTTGGCAAGCAGGGTGGGTTGTTAAATTAGTGATGCTGTTATTACTTGGTGTTTCTGTTTTTTCATGGACCGTGATATTTCAACGTAAGCAACATATCAAGCAAATTCGTGAAAAACTTACCGCGTTTAACGAACAGTTTTGGGCTAGCGGTGATTTGACAACATTTTACAATACATTGAAAGATAATGCGGATGCGACAGAAGGCTTGGGGCAGATTTTTATGGCGGGCTTTCAGGAGTTTTTACGCGCGAAGCAACAAGCACATATTACACCGGAACGCTTAATCGAGAGTGTTCAGCGCGCCATGCATAATGCAGAGGTCACAGTGACTGATAACTTAGAGCAGCATCTATCATTTCTTGCAACGATTGGATCGACTGCGCCTTATGTGGGTTTGTTTGGTACCGTGTGGGGGATTATGACTTCATTTCAGGCCCTCGGCGGTGTGCAACAAGCAACGATTGCCATGGTGGCGCCTGGTATTTCTGAAGCCTTGGTTGCAACAGCGTTGGGCTTATTTGCGGCCATTCCTGCGGTGGTTGCTTATAATCAACTAATGCAGCAAGTTGAAAAAATTAATCGTCAGCTAGAAAATTTCCAACGAGATTTTATTAATTTAGTTGGACATCAAGTCCAATAAGCGGAGAGTAAAATTATGGCACGTCGACGTCGCTTAATGGCTGAAATGAATATTGTGCCTTACATTGATGTGATGTTGGTGTTGTTGGTGATTTTTATGGTGACCACACCCTTGTTAACGCAAGGGGTGAAAGTAGATCTGCCCCAGGCGCAAGCCAACAAGATTGATTCTACGCAACAAACGCCGATTATTTTAACGGTTGATGATAATGGTAAATTTTATCTAAACACGGCACCACAAACGGATGTGCCATTGATGGATGATAAAATTACGACCTTGGTTTCTCAACAGTTAGCACACGCAAAACAAAAGCATAATACACGTGATGTGTTGGTGCGTGGAGATGCGCATGTTGACTACGGAAAAGTGGTGAGAGCGATGGTGTTGTTGCAACATGCTGGCGCAGAGACGGTAGGATTGGTCACCACTGACACGAAGAAGGCGTAAGGTTGATGCGCTTGCTGGATTTTCTACGTACTGCCTTAGGCAAGTCGATCTTGCTACACCTGCTGATTATTCTCTTGCTTGTTGTTAACATCCATTCATTTACCTCATCTACACCACAAGCAACAATGGCTTCAGCACAAAAAGTGATTGTGCATGCGAAAGCTATCACGGAGAAGCAAGTTGAACGACAAGTCAACGCAGTAAAGCAGCGTAAGCAAGCGATTCAAGATAAAGCACGTCGTCACAAAGTCGCTTTAGCCAAAGCTAAACGTTTGAAGCAGCAGCGATTGGCCGCGAAGAAACGAAAAATTGCGAAAAAGAAAAAAGCGAAAAAAGAAGCGAAGGCGCGGAAAAAAGCACAAGAGAAAGCGAAAGCCAAAAAGAAACGAGAAAAAATACTTGCTGAGAAAAAGAAAAAGCAACAAGAAAAGGAACGTGCCTTACAAAAGAAAAAGCAACATCAGCAACAAGAGAAATTATTGCAGGACCAATTGCAGGCAGAACAAAAAGAGTTGGCTAGTAGTCAGCAGCGCCAATGGAGGACGGTGTTATCCCATTATAAAACCTTGATTACTGCTGCAATTTCTTCGCAATGGTATGTGCCAGAGGCTGCCCAACAGAATATGTCCTGCCAGTTTCTTATCCGATTGGCGCCTGGTGGTACCGTTTTGTCAGTACAATTGTTAAGATCCAGCGGTAATGCGGCGGTTGATCGATCAGCGCAAGCAGCGGTGTATAAAGCGTCGCCATTGCCGGTACCTAAAGATGCGACTTTATTTAATCAATTTCGTGAGATTCAATTAACGGTGCGCCCGCAAACGGTCACCGCAGTATAAGGAAATTTAGTATGCGCCAAGTAGTACGGGCTTTTTTGATGATGTTGTTTGTGGGGGCTGTTGGAACGTCACAGGCGGCATTACAATTGGAGTTGACCCAGGGTGTGGATGCGGCTATTCCCATTGCTTTGGTGCCTTTCGCGGGTGCAAAAGATGCGCCGACGGATGTGAGTGCCGTGATCAGTGCGGATCTTAATCACAGCGGTCAATTTGCTGTGCTGAGCGCGAATGCTTTTAAACAGGCGCCTCATGATCCTGATGCGGTGAATTACAGTTACTGGCGTCAACTAGGCGCGAATGATGTGGTTGTTGGGGAGATTAAACCATCAGGTGCTAATCATTTCTCTGTTACGGTGGCCCTGGTTAGCGTGGCGAGCAAGCATGTTATCTTCAATAAAACGTTCACAGTGCGCGCGAAAAATTTACGTGCATTGTCACATCATATTAGCGATCGTATTTATCAATCCTTAACCGGTGTAAAGGGGGTGTTCTCTACACGTATCGCGTACGTGTTGGTACAGCGTGCACCTGGAAAAACGACACAATATAAATTAATGGTTGCTGATGCAGATGGGTTGAATGCGCAAGCTATTTTAACTTCACCACAGCCTATCATGTCGCCAACATGGTCTCCGGACGGTACGCATGTTGCTTATGTCTCCTTCGAAAACCAGCGATCGCAAATTTATATTTCTGATGTTGCAACGGGCAAGCGTCGATTAGTTTCTAGTTTCCCTGGTATTAATGGTGCACCGGCATGGTCGCCGAATGGTAAGCAATTGGCCTTTGTTTTGTCGAAAGAATCGGGAAAAACAAAAGTTTATGTGATGGATATTTCTGATAAACAGTTGACGCAAGTGACGACGGGATTGTCTATTGATACGGAGCCAGCATGGGCGCCAGATGGTAAATCCTTAATTTTTACCTCGAACCGTGGTGGTACACCGCAAATTTATCAGGTGAGTCTGGCAACAAAACAAGTAGCACGACTTAGCTTCGAAGGGAATTACAACGCGCGACCCGCATTTACACCAGATGGAAAGTCTATTGTGATGTTACATCGTGAAGAGGGTTTATTTAATATTGCTGTGCAGAATTTACAGACGGGGGTTGTGAGCAACTTAACACAAACGGGCTTGGAGAAATCTCCTAGTATCGCACCTAATGGAAAAATGGCATTGTTTGCGTCGCATTTTGGTGGGCGAGGTGTGCTAGGGATGGTTTCCCTTGATGGGCGGATTAAGTTAAGATTACCGGCTGAGGCGGGAGGCGATGTGCAAGAGCCCGCGTGGTCACCATATTTATCTTAGGGAGAGGATGGCATGAAACAAATCATACAATTGGCTGGTGTTGCTTGTCTTTGCTTGAGCATGAGTGCATGTTCTTGGTTTATGAATAATGATGATGAAAAAGGTGCCGGTGGGCATGCAAGTATTGTTGAGCAGGGCGCACAATCTTATGGTGTTTCCGATCAAGCGCAATTTGATGGTGAAGATGGCGAGTATGGTTTTACTGATGGTCGTCCCAGCAACCAAACGTTTTACTTTGCCTTTGACAACAGTAAAGTGAATACACAGTACGATGCAAATCTAACAGCACAAGCCAATTATTTAAAAGATCATCCTAATGTTAATGTGCGTTTGGAAGGTAATACCGATGAGCGTGGATCACGTGAGTACAATATTGCATTGGGTGAGCGTCGTGCTTTGTCGATTGCACGTTATTTGGAAATACATGGTGTACCTAAGCAGCAACTATCGATCATTAGTTATGGCGCAGAAAAGCCTGTTGTTTTAGGGCATGCAGAATCTGCGTACCATATGAATCGTCGTGTTATGTTGAAATATCCAGATTAAAGTTTAGAAGGGATGAAGCGCATGAGAACTTATCTTATTGCAACGGTGATCGCCGCATGGTTACCATTCAGTTTTGCAGATGCACCTGTCGTGGATGCGTATAGCCAAGGTATGGCTGCACCGATAGCACAACAACAATTTGTGCAGCGTGACGATGTGGTTGATGAGGATGATGATTCGCCGGTGGCGGCCACACCAAGTGTGGACGTTGCTGCACATCCCGCTCCGAGTTTGTCGACACAAAGTCAACTGCAACTTTCAACGCGATTGGATCAACTAGAGCAGCTGGTACAAACTTTACAAGGGCAACTGGAAGTGCAAAGCCATACGCTTGCACAATTGCAGCAGCAGTTAAAGTCTGGTGAGCATGGGGACGTAACAGCAGCACCAAGTGTCGCGACAACGACGCCAACTAC
It contains:
- the tolB gene encoding protein TolB, which produces MRQVVRAFLMMLFVGAVGTSQAALQLELTQGVDAAIPIALVPFAGAKDAPTDVSAVISADLNHSGQFAVLSANAFKQAPHDPDAVNYSYWRQLGANDVVVGEIKPSGANHFSVTVALVSVASKHVIFNKTFTVRAKNLRALSHHISDRIYQSLTGVKGVFSTRIAYVLVQRAPGKTTQYKLMVADADGLNAQAILTSPQPIMSPTWSPDGTHVAYVSFENQRSQIYISDVATGKRRLVSSFPGINGAPAWSPNGKQLAFVLSKESGKTKVYVMDISDKQLTQVTTGLSIDTEPAWAPDGKSLIFTSNRGGTPQIYQVSLATKQVARLSFEGNYNARPAFTPDGKSIVMLHREEGLFNIAVQNLQTGVVSNLTQTGLEKSPSIAPNGKMALFASHFGGRGVLGMVSLDGRIKLRLPAEAGGDVQEPAWSPYLS
- the ruvB gene encoding Holliday junction ATP-dependent DNA helicase RuvB, encoding MIESDRVITASAQTNEDVVDRAIRPKKLVDYIGQPQVTEQMAIFIEAAKARAEALDHVFIFGPPGLGKTTLANIIASEMGAGLKQTSGPVLEKAGDLAAMLTNLEPHDVLFIDEIHRLSPAIEEILYPAMEDYKLDIVIGEGPAARSIKLDLPPFTLVAATTRAGLLTSPLRDRFGIVQRLEFYDVQDLTHIVTRSANILGVEMHADGAKEIAKRARGTPRIANRLLRRVRDFAEVKGNGDVTESIAQQALDLLDVDVYGLDMMDRKMLLAIIEKFDGGPVGIESIAAAVGEDRGTIEDVIEPYLLQQGFIMRTPRGRIATKQAYLHFGLQAAEADLTKEI
- the tolR gene encoding protein TolR, whose translation is MARRRRLMAEMNIVPYIDVMLVLLVIFMVTTPLLTQGVKVDLPQAQANKIDSTQQTPIILTVDDNGKFYLNTAPQTDVPLMDDKITTLVSQQLAHAKQKHNTRDVLVRGDAHVDYGKVVRAMVLLQHAGAETVGLVTTDTKKA
- the tolQ gene encoding Tol-Pal system subunit TolQ, whose amino-acid sequence is MSVLHYFWQAGWVVKLVMLLLLGVSVFSWTVIFQRKQHIKQIREKLTAFNEQFWASGDLTTFYNTLKDNADATEGLGQIFMAGFQEFLRAKQQAHITPERLIESVQRAMHNAEVTVTDNLEQHLSFLATIGSTAPYVGLFGTVWGIMTSFQALGGVQQATIAMVAPGISEALVATALGLFAAIPAVVAYNQLMQQVEKINRQLENFQRDFINLVGHQVQ
- the ruvA gene encoding Holliday junction ATP-dependent DNA helicase RuvA produces the protein MIGRLTGQLIEKQPPTLVIDVNGVGYELQASMQTFYQLPELNQKTTLFTHLIVREDAQTLYGFMKKSERELFRTLIRVTGVGPKLAVTILSGIAPDAFVACVQAQDSAQLVKIPGVGKKKAERLLLEMRDLLKDWQVSSENTQQALPDSIHLIVQEATQALIALGYKPQDASRAIARVDAVDKSCEDLIRDALKGEMA
- a CDS encoding peptidoglycan-associated lipoprotein — protein: MKQIIQLAGVACLCLSMSACSWFMNNDDEKGAGGHASIVEQGAQSYGVSDQAQFDGEDGEYGFTDGRPSNQTFYFAFDNSKVNTQYDANLTAQANYLKDHPNVNVRLEGNTDERGSREYNIALGERRALSIARYLEIHGVPKQQLSIISYGAEKPVVLGHAESAYHMNRRVMLKYPD